One window from the genome of Silene latifolia isolate original U9 population unplaced genomic scaffold, ASM4854445v1 scaffold_119, whole genome shotgun sequence encodes:
- the LOC141637533 gene encoding uncharacterized protein LOC141637533, whose amino-acid sequence MIIGDMDKIDRISELPEFILHIILSILDTKSTIRASVLSKKWYHAWSSMPVLDFNIKYFKKGSDIDSNYSDDDDDDVDDDDDIYDDHTVKQFIGFVEKTMQRYFTRKYRITKLDIVLPHVDENIDTFVDNWISIAVQNQIQELNIDIFDGIQDYELPEILFRAKSLKVLTCNNVNLRYYEKMDLVSLGSLSFFLGRLDEDMLQKIISLSPLVELCITHRDIRNLSLPWTKKVYKGAECDSTLREFVYHGLGSTSRWAWNMNLNALKNLRKLKISATTVTDDIVSEIAYGLVALESLELKGCSMLKCVKISSISLKKFVIEGEISFDSHNLVEITVDTPNLLEFWCSCDLEASVSLIRARDHCNTCFLPQWANFITIAWFAKLKKFLVETHCFKSLDIDLGCFSWMDIDEEVLRIIGITGSPYKLRELKLYETNADLFIFKQSTIMDYLDALFSTCNPDVLSLCFQNLPPEDFLGYLKCKVQCSKHPLKKFEVEGVDCSNLPLEPSGLEFRFRLSWLSVES is encoded by the exons ATGATAATTGGGGATATGGATAAAATTGATAGAATTTCAGAGCTTCCTGAATTTATACTACATATTATTCTTTCAATCCTCGATACCAAATCGACAATTCGCGCTAGCGTATTGTCGAAGAAGTGGTATCATGCTTGGTCTTCCATGCCGGTTTTGGATTTTAACATTAAGTACTTTAAAAAGGGTAGTGATATTGATTCCAACTattctgatgatgatgatgatgatgttgatgatgatgatgatatttatgatgATCATACTGTTAAACAATTTATCGGGTTTGTCGAGAAGACGATGCAAAGATACTTTACGCGAAAATATAGAATAACAAAACTCGACATTGTACTTCCTCATGTTGATGAAAACATAGACACTTTTGTCGATAATTGGATAAGTATCGCGGTGCAAAACCAAATCCAAGAGTTGAATATCGACATTTTTGATGGTATACAAGATTACGAGTTGCCTGAGATTCTATTCCGTGCAAAATCACTGAAAGTTTTGACGTGTAACAACGTGAATCTACGATATTATGAGAAAATGGACCTCGTATCTCTAGGCTCCTTGAGTTTCTTCCTTGGAAGATTAGACGAGGATATGCTTCAGAAGATCATTTCTTTGTCCCCTTTGGTTGAATTATGTATTACTCATAGGGACATTCGAAATCTTTCACTTCCTTGGACGAAAAAAGTATATAAGGGAGCTGAATGCGATAGCACCCTTAGAGAGTTTGTGTATCATGGTCTTGGTTCTACTTCGCGGTGGGCATGGAATATGAATTTGAATGCATTGAAGAACCTGAGAAAGTTGAAAATTTCTGCTACTACTGTAACAGATGATATTGTTTCCGAGATAGCGTATGGGCTGGTAGCGTTAGAAAGTTTAGAACTAAAAGGATGCTCAATGCTGAAGTGTGTTAAGATCTCAAGCATTTCATTGAAGAAATTCGTAATTGAAGGGGAGATCTCTTTTGACTCGCATAATTTGGTGGAAATTACGGTTGACACCCCAAATTTGCTTGAGTTTTGGTGCAGCTGTGATTTGGAGGCCTCTGTGTCGTTGATCAGAGCTCGAGATCATTGTAATACTTGCTTCTTACCACAATGGGCGAATTTTATCACTATTGCTTGGTTTGCTAAGCTAAAGAAGTTTCTCGTAGAAACACACTGTTTCAAATCTCTTGATATAGATTTGGGTTGCTTCAGCTGG ATGGACATAGACGAGGAGGTACTGAGGATTATCGGCATCACTGGCTCACCATACAAACTCAGAGAGTTAAAGCTTTACGAAACAAATGctgatttattcatattcaaACAATCTACGATTATGGACTATCTGGATGCACTGTTTTCGACTTGCAACCCTGACGTGCTGTCACTATGTTTCCAGAATTTGCCTCCTGAG GATTTCTTGGGTTATTTGAAGTGCAAAGTGCAATGTTCGAAGCATCCCCTGAAGAAATTCGAAGTTGAAGGTGTCGACTGCTCAAACTTACCCTTGGAACCATCGGGACTCGAGTTCAGGTTTAGACTGTCATGGTTGTCAGTTGAGTCTTAA